The following proteins come from a genomic window of Calditrichota bacterium:
- a CDS encoding leucine--tRNA ligase — MSRKGGYPFAEIEEKWQRKWQETGLYRTDMSKTEKKLYCLVMFLYPSADKLHIGHWYNYAPTDSWARFKRMQGYNVFEPMGYDAFGLPAENYAIKKGIHPAISTAENIRYIRKQLERFGAMYDWEKEIDTSSPRYYKWTQWFFLKLYEHGLAYRAKAPVNWCPQCKTVLANEQVIEGRCERCSTEVTRRDLEQWFFRITKYAERLLEGHKKLQWPEKTITMQRNWIGRSEGAQIRFPVKGHQATVEVFTTRPDTLFGATYMVLAPEHPLVEKITTESQQAQVREYVEWCRKKSEIERTSTEKEKTGVFTGAFAVNPINDREIPIWIADYVLLSYGTGAVMAVPAHDQRDYEFAVKYGLPIVQVVAPPAGEALPPDRAYEGPGVLVNSGGFSGMEWKAGGKAIVEALQGQGMAEFRVTYKLRDWLISRQRYWGAPIPIVYCEKCGIVPVPEKDLPVLLPQNVKFTGQGESPLATVPEFVNTKCPRCGGPARREVDTMDTFVCSSWYFLRFPSPHCDDRPFDPEVVDKWLPVDQYVGGAEHAVMHLLYARFFTMALHDMGLVKFDEPFLRLVHQGIITNRGAKMSKSHGNVINPEPYLDRYGSDTFRMFMMFMGDYTEGGDWSDEGIAGVYRFLNRVWRLVQMFREQPPRGNESERSSELLHLQHRTVKAVTQDLERFHFNTAISRLMEFVSGIYSYREEVPVEQQNERVLREAMRTLIQCLAPFAPHLGEELWEQIGGPYSVFDSGWPAYDEKLATRDLVTVVFQVNGKLRSSASVQRGSSEETLKNLALSDERVRKFVGERSIRRVVVVPDKLVNVVVG, encoded by the coding sequence GTGAGCAGGAAAGGTGGCTATCCATTCGCTGAGATCGAGGAGAAATGGCAGCGGAAGTGGCAGGAAACCGGCCTGTACCGCACCGATATGTCCAAGACAGAGAAGAAGCTCTACTGCCTGGTGATGTTTCTGTATCCGTCTGCCGACAAGCTCCATATCGGTCACTGGTACAACTACGCGCCCACGGATAGCTGGGCACGCTTCAAGCGAATGCAGGGCTACAACGTTTTCGAGCCCATGGGGTACGACGCGTTTGGGTTGCCGGCCGAGAACTATGCCATCAAGAAGGGCATTCATCCCGCCATTAGCACCGCGGAAAACATTCGCTACATTCGCAAACAACTTGAGCGCTTCGGCGCCATGTACGACTGGGAAAAGGAAATCGATACCAGTTCGCCGCGGTACTACAAGTGGACGCAATGGTTTTTCCTCAAACTCTATGAACATGGGCTTGCCTATCGGGCAAAGGCGCCAGTGAACTGGTGCCCACAATGCAAGACGGTACTGGCCAACGAGCAGGTGATCGAGGGGCGCTGCGAACGCTGCTCGACTGAGGTCACCCGCCGCGACCTGGAGCAATGGTTTTTCCGCATCACCAAATACGCTGAGCGCCTTCTGGAAGGTCACAAGAAGCTGCAGTGGCCGGAGAAGACAATCACCATGCAGCGCAACTGGATCGGGCGGAGCGAAGGTGCTCAGATTCGGTTCCCGGTGAAGGGCCACCAGGCCACCGTGGAGGTGTTCACCACGCGGCCGGACACACTCTTCGGGGCGACCTACATGGTTCTTGCGCCGGAACATCCCCTGGTGGAAAAGATCACTACGGAGTCGCAGCAGGCTCAGGTGCGAGAGTACGTCGAGTGGTGCCGCAAGAAGAGCGAGATAGAGAGAACCAGCACTGAAAAAGAGAAGACGGGCGTGTTCACGGGCGCCTTCGCAGTCAACCCCATTAATGACCGCGAGATCCCGATCTGGATTGCCGACTATGTGCTGCTTTCGTACGGGACAGGCGCAGTGATGGCGGTGCCTGCCCATGACCAGCGGGACTATGAATTCGCCGTGAAGTATGGTCTGCCTATTGTGCAGGTGGTCGCACCACCAGCGGGGGAGGCCTTGCCTCCAGACCGTGCGTACGAAGGGCCCGGCGTGCTCGTCAACTCTGGTGGATTCTCGGGTATGGAGTGGAAAGCTGGCGGCAAAGCAATCGTGGAGGCTTTGCAAGGACAGGGGATGGCGGAGTTCAGGGTTACCTACAAGCTTCGAGACTGGCTGATTTCCCGCCAGCGATACTGGGGCGCGCCGATCCCTATTGTCTACTGCGAGAAGTGCGGTATAGTACCTGTTCCGGAGAAGGATTTGCCCGTGCTTCTCCCACAGAACGTGAAATTTACCGGTCAGGGTGAGTCCCCTCTGGCCACTGTGCCGGAGTTCGTCAACACGAAGTGCCCGCGCTGCGGTGGACCGGCGCGCCGCGAAGTGGACACGATGGACACCTTCGTCTGCTCTTCCTGGTATTTCCTGAGGTTTCCGAGTCCCCACTGCGACGACCGACCGTTTGACCCGGAGGTCGTTGACAAGTGGCTGCCGGTGGATCAGTACGTGGGGGGTGCCGAGCATGCGGTGATGCATTTGCTGTATGCGCGCTTTTTCACCATGGCCCTCCACGATATGGGGCTCGTGAAGTTCGATGAACCGTTCCTGCGCTTGGTGCATCAGGGTATCATCACCAACCGGGGCGCCAAGATGTCAAAATCGCACGGCAACGTGATCAACCCGGAGCCATACCTTGACCGCTACGGGTCGGATACCTTCCGCATGTTCATGATGTTCATGGGCGACTACACCGAGGGCGGCGATTGGAGCGACGAGGGCATTGCCGGCGTGTATCGGTTCCTCAACCGAGTGTGGCGTCTTGTGCAAATGTTCCGCGAGCAGCCGCCGCGTGGCAACGAGAGCGAGCGAAGCAGCGAGCTGCTTCACCTCCAGCACCGGACGGTGAAGGCCGTTACCCAGGACCTTGAGCGTTTCCATTTCAATACGGCAATCAGCAGGCTCATGGAGTTTGTGTCGGGCATCTATTCATACCGGGAAGAGGTGCCCGTGGAGCAGCAGAATGAGCGAGTGCTGCGCGAAGCCATGCGAACCCTTATCCAGTGCCTGGCCCCATTCGCGCCGCACCTCGGCGAGGAGCTGTGGGAGCAAATCGGCGGGCCCTACAGTGTGTTCGACTCCGGCTGGCCGGCCTACGATGAGAAGCTCGCCACGCGGGACCTCGTCACGGTGGTCTTTCAGGTCAACGGCAAACTTCGGTCCTCGGCGTCGGTGCAGCGAGGTTCGTCCGAGGAGACGTTGAAGAATCTGGCGCTCAGCGATGAACGCGTGCGCAAGTTTGTCGGTGAGCGAAGCATCCGTCGAGTAGTCGTCGTGCCGGATAAGTTAGTGAATGTGGTGGTGGGTTGA
- a CDS encoding DedA family protein, whose protein sequence is MGAKEEAKRKAANPIRRLYDWVLKWAETPYGWLALVLLAFAESSFFPVPPDVLLIALALAVPKRAFHYAGSATAASVIGGLGGYGIGVALMEAIGWRIVHFYHAEELFRRLFDTFNQYSFWAVLSAALTPIPYKIFTISAGAAGSPLSSFVIASILGRGMRFFAVALLLYVWGEKVRRLIDRYFNAATVVFLVLLIGGFLFLKYVV, encoded by the coding sequence TTGGGCGCGAAGGAAGAAGCCAAGCGCAAGGCTGCAAATCCCATTCGCAGACTTTATGATTGGGTGCTGAAGTGGGCTGAGACGCCTTACGGCTGGTTGGCACTGGTGCTCCTTGCATTTGCCGAGTCTTCATTCTTTCCAGTCCCACCCGATGTCTTGTTGATCGCGCTGGCCTTGGCCGTGCCGAAGCGCGCCTTCCACTATGCAGGCTCTGCCACAGCCGCCTCAGTCATCGGCGGGCTTGGCGGATATGGAATTGGCGTCGCGCTGATGGAAGCAATAGGGTGGAGGATAGTACACTTCTATCATGCAGAGGAGCTTTTCCGGCGGCTTTTTGACACCTTTAATCAGTACAGCTTCTGGGCCGTCTTGTCGGCTGCTCTCACGCCTATCCCTTACAAGATTTTCACGATATCGGCAGGGGCCGCCGGGTCGCCCCTTTCGAGTTTCGTGATAGCGTCGATTCTCGGGCGGGGGATGCGTTTCTTCGCGGTGGCTCTTTTGCTCTACGTGTGGGGAGAGAAGGTCAGAAGACTGATTGACCGCTACTTCAATGCCGCGACGGTGGTCTTCTTGGTACTGCTGATCGGCGGCTTCTTGTTTCTGAAGTATGTTGTTTAG
- a CDS encoding glycosyltransferase family 2 protein, with the protein MKSGAAHFGGAGQDETRIAAVIPALDAAGTLPDVVDGLRTALGDIPIWVVDDGSADGTSRVARELGCFLIRHPQNRGKGAALRSGFFAVEARADLVLTIDADGQHEPKETPRFLQRLRECDLHIVVGDRMSRRGAMPLDRYLSNCLSSAIVSYVAGVAIPDSQCGFRLFRTEVLKGISLRTTHFETESEFLVRAAWAGFRIGTVPIASSYSSQGSHISRWSDTIRFLKLMIALQRERSGLGQTKCKMQGK; encoded by the coding sequence GTGAAGAGCGGCGCGGCACATTTCGGGGGAGCGGGGCAGGATGAGACTCGCATTGCAGCAGTCATACCGGCGCTGGATGCTGCGGGAACCCTGCCAGATGTCGTTGATGGGTTGCGTACAGCCCTTGGCGATATCCCCATATGGGTGGTGGACGACGGGTCGGCCGACGGGACCTCACGGGTTGCGAGGGAGCTTGGATGCTTCCTCATTCGGCATCCTCAAAATCGCGGCAAAGGCGCGGCACTGCGTTCCGGCTTTTTCGCGGTGGAAGCAAGGGCGGATCTTGTCCTCACGATCGACGCCGACGGGCAGCACGAGCCGAAAGAGACGCCACGCTTCTTGCAGCGGCTCCGTGAGTGCGACCTACACATTGTCGTCGGCGACCGGATGTCGCGCAGGGGGGCGATGCCGCTCGATCGCTATTTGAGCAACTGCTTGAGCTCGGCAATCGTGTCCTATGTGGCGGGAGTTGCGATTCCGGACAGCCAGTGCGGGTTCCGCCTGTTTAGAACTGAGGTCTTGAAGGGGATCAGCCTGAGGACGACTCATTTCGAGACGGAAAGCGAGTTTCTGGTGAGGGCGGCGTGGGCAGGCTTCAGAATCGGAACGGTGCCCATTGCTTCTTCCTATAGCAGTCAGGGAAGCCACATCTCGCGGTGGAGTGACACCATACGCTTCCTGAAGTTGATGATAGCCTTACAAAGAGAACGGTCCGGACTGGGTCAAACAAAGTGCAAAATGCAGGGAAAATAG
- a CDS encoding MerR family transcriptional regulator, producing the protein MVDVPIRKLYYSIAEVSKLTDVKPHVLRYWESEFPELRPAKNRAGNRVYRLSDIRLIFRIKRLLYIDKYTIAGARERLARERLEEKANPRRERQLSLSLEEMKREDLLAEITSELRAILAALEKLDSKSGRGAVR; encoded by the coding sequence ATGGTCGACGTACCGATAAGAAAGCTGTACTACTCCATAGCCGAGGTGAGCAAGCTCACCGACGTGAAGCCGCATGTGCTCCGCTACTGGGAAAGCGAGTTCCCGGAGCTCCGACCGGCAAAGAATCGTGCCGGGAATCGGGTCTATCGGCTGAGCGACATTCGCCTGATCTTCAGAATAAAGCGTCTTCTCTACATTGACAAGTACACGATTGCGGGAGCACGCGAGAGGCTGGCACGCGAGCGCCTCGAGGAGAAAGCCAATCCGCGCCGGGAGCGACAACTGTCGCTTTCTCTCGAGGAGATGAAAAGGGAGGACCTGCTGGCAGAGATCACCAGCGAGTTGCGAGCGATCCTTGCTGCTCTGGAAAAGTTGGATTCAAAGTCGGGGCGTGGCGCAGTCCGGTAG
- a CDS encoding polysaccharide deacetylase family protein, which produces MTTLAYHLVDDKFYAGVTRVTPRAFARQMKYLANHGFTSCLPGEEIDTSSTLKRVCITFDDGYECVYSNAFPVLQRYGFRACVFVIAGYVGKSNAWDVRFSGPVQHLSWQQLSTLATAGWEIGSHSFSHVPLTLVSPARLRTELRDSKALLEDRIGRPVHFFSYPFGVFSARVVAAVQEAGYEAAYGMYVSRELKRPRLWPFNRERRAIYLFDSLRCFARKAEGRSEALPFFAERLVSFASRGSILVMSSKIT; this is translated from the coding sequence GTGACCACCCTGGCCTACCATCTGGTTGATGACAAGTTTTATGCCGGGGTCACGCGGGTGACGCCGCGTGCTTTCGCCCGGCAGATGAAGTACCTGGCCAACCACGGGTTCACTTCGTGCCTTCCCGGCGAAGAGATTGATACATCTTCCACGTTAAAGCGCGTGTGCATAACGTTCGACGACGGGTACGAGTGCGTTTACAGCAATGCGTTTCCGGTGCTGCAACGGTACGGCTTTCGCGCGTGCGTGTTTGTCATCGCCGGATACGTGGGCAAGAGTAACGCCTGGGACGTGCGCTTTAGTGGGCCAGTGCAGCATCTGAGTTGGCAGCAGCTTTCGACGCTGGCAACGGCCGGATGGGAAATCGGCTCCCACTCGTTCTCGCATGTGCCATTAACCTTGGTCAGCCCCGCTCGCCTGCGCACAGAGCTCAGGGACTCGAAGGCGTTGCTGGAGGATCGGATAGGCCGACCCGTGCACTTTTTCTCATACCCCTTCGGTGTCTTCTCTGCCCGAGTGGTTGCAGCGGTGCAAGAGGCAGGCTACGAGGCGGCCTATGGCATGTATGTATCGAGAGAGTTGAAGAGGCCAAGGTTGTGGCCCTTCAATCGGGAGCGAAGAGCCATCTATCTGTTTGATAGTCTCCGGTGCTTCGCGAGAAAAGCGGAGGGGAGGAGCGAAGCCTTGCCCTTTTTCGCGGAGAGACTCGTGAGTTTTGCCTCGCGAGGGAGCATTTTGGTGATGTCCTCAAAAATCACTTGA